In one window of Solanum pennellii chromosome 2, SPENNV200 DNA:
- the LOC107009057 gene encoding UDP-glycosyltransferase 72D1-like — translation MILPNFVIPINSIHKQLSLCKKSSTFLFFSFPIIVLQNSLFFPPMDSTQLHVAIFSSPGMGHLIPVLVLGNQLATHHNIKITILTITTNSSSPEIEFLKKKKNIEIIHVPSVDISHLIDSNTKVLTQLRLMVREALPGIRSVIASMNHHLDALIVDIFGTQILPIAQEFNIPKYVFHTTSAWALALFIYLQVLDQKIEGEYVDLKQPLEIPGCKALQPDDVVDPMMDRSDQQYHEYLKLTIEYTCFDGILINTWEDLEGDTIKALRSNEKLQQGLKVPLPIYPIGPLRRTVEITERDEVIQWLDKQNYESILFVSFGSGGALSSQQMIELAWGLELSQQKFVWVVRPPSDGDPDNAYLKSNGSDTRGTFEYLPEGFLTRTKDMGLVVPMWANQVEILSHSSVGGFMSHCGWNSTVESLTNGVPMIAWPLHAEQKMNAAMLTEELGVAIRPAVLPTKKLVKREEIQGMVRILMDTKEGKSIREKAKKLKISAENALSEGGSSYNSMCELVKDLRTR, via the exons atgattttgccAAACTTTGTGATTCCTATAAATTCCATACATAAACAGCTTTCACTTTGtaaaaaatcatcaacatttttatttttctcttttccaaTTATAGTGTTacaaaattctcttttttttccccCCATGGATAGTACACAACTTCATGTTGCTATATTCTCAAGCCCTGGCATGGGACATTTAATCCCAGTACTAGTTTTAGGCAATCAATTAGCTActcatcataatatcaaaattacaATTCTCACTATCACAACCAACTCTTCATCACCCGAAATCGAATTtctcaagaagaaaaaaaatatcgaaATTATTCATGTTCCATCAGTCGATATTTCCCATCTAATAGACTCCAATACTAAAGTTCTCACTCAATTACGTCTAATGGTTCGCGAAGCATTGCCTGGAATTCGTTCTGTCATAGCTTCGATGAATCATCATTTAGATGCTCTCATTGTCGATATTTTTGGCACACAGATATTGCCTATAGCCCAAGAATTTAACATTCCTAAGTATGTGTTCCATACTACTAGTGCATGGGCATTAGCGTTATTTATATACCTACAAGTTCTTGACCAAAAAATTGAGGGTGAATATGTTGATCTTAAACAACCTTTAGAAATTCCGGGTTGCAAAGCGTTACAACCCGATGATGTGGTGGATCCCATGATGGATCGAAGCGATCAACAATATCATGAGTATCTTAAGCTAACAATAGAATATACGTGTTTTGATGGAATCTTGATTAACACTTGGGAAGATTTAGAGGGTGATACTATTAAAGCGCtaagaagtaatgaaaagttgcAACAAGGTCTAAAGGTGCCACTTCCAATTTACCCAATTGGTCCCTTGAGGAGAACCGTTGAAATAACTGAACGTGATGAg GTGATTCAATGGTTAGACAAGCAAAATTATGAGTCAATTCTATTTGTATCATTTGGAAGTGGTGGAGCCCTTTCATCTCAACAAATGATTGAGCTTGCATGGGGTTTGGAATTAAGCCAACAAAAATTTGTTTGGGTGGTGCGTCCACCGTCTGATGGCGATCCAGATAATGCATATTTAAAGTCCAATGGGAGTGATACACGTGGCACGTTCGAATACTTACCGGAGGGTTTTTTAACTAGGACTAAAGATATGGGCCTAGTAGTTCCTATGTGGGCCAATCAAGTTGAAATCTTGAGCCATTCATCAGTGGGTGGATTTATGTCACATTGTGGATGGAATTCGACGGTTGAAAGCCTTACGAATGGGGTTCCTATGATTGCATGGCCATTACACGCCGAACAAAAAATGAACGCCGCCATGCTTACGGAGGAGCTAGGGGTGGCGATTCGACCGGCGGTTTTACCGACAAAAAAATTGGTGAAGAGAGAGGAGATTCAAGGAATGGTGAGGATTTTAATGGATACAAAAGAAGGGAAGAGTATAAGGGAaaaagctaagaaactaaagaTAAGTGCTGAAAATGCACTAAGTGAAGGAGGTTCATCTTACAACTCAATGTGTGAACTTGTGAAGGATCTTCGTACAAGATGA